From a single Populus trichocarpa isolate Nisqually-1 chromosome 17, P.trichocarpa_v4.1, whole genome shotgun sequence genomic region:
- the LOC18099425 gene encoding putative disease resistance protein RGA1 isoform X7, with protein MAEAVTSALVSTILGNLNTLVHEELGLVFGIQTEFEKLKRTFMTVQAVLRDAEEKQWKDEAIRTWLKHLKDAAYDADDVLDEFAIEAQRRRQRGGLKNRVRSSFSLDQNPLVFRLKMARKVKKVTEKLDAIADEKNKFILTEGVGENEADRFDWRITSSLVNESEIFGRDKEKEELISLLLANSDDLSVCAICGMGGLGKTTLAQLVYNDASVKGHFDLSIWVCVSVDFDIRRLSRAIIESIEGNPCAIQELDTLQRRLQEKLIGRRFLLVLDDVWDHYHEKWNALKDALRVGARGCAVIITTRLKQVADTMATIPVHLMGRLSEDDSWLLFERLAFGMRRREEYVHLESIGKAIVNKCSGVPLALKALGSFMRFKRNEREWLSVKESEIWNLPDEGGTIKAALKLSYNNLPPHLKQCFGFCCMFPKDYVMEKDQLVKLWMANGFIDPEGQMDLHETGYETFDDLVGRSFFQEVKEGGLGNITCKMHDLFHDLAKSVMTGECYLIEKNRRPRIPQTVRHITFLDKSLCYYYDKALVKGKSLRSLITIQENYSPNEQTSVAPLLKVSAQKKLRTLDLSNFEFEKLPEPIGNLQHLRYLDVSNSSIQKLPESISSLQYLQTLNLSYCSLLYMLPKRMKDMKSLMYLDLTGCDALQCMPSGMGQLTCLRKLGMFIVGTEAGHHIGELQRLNYIGGELSIKDLGNVQGLTDAQNANLMRKTNLQSLSLSWREDDSSKISEANSEDVLCALEPHSNMKKLEISGYRGSKFPDWMMELRLPNLVEISLESCMNCEHLPPFGKLRFLKHLQLKRMDTVKCIGSEMHGDGENPFPSLERLTLGPMMNLEEWETNSMGGREIFTCLDELQIRKCPKLVELPIIPSVKYLTIEDCAVTLLRSVVNFTSITSLRIEGFDELAVLPDGLLQNHTCLQSLTFGSMGSLRSLSNQLNNLSSLKSLGFLFCDKLESLPEGVQNLNSLEMLFIYGMPKITTLPGLPSSIASLDILDCQELTSISEGLQHLTALKDLYLAWMSKVKFLAREYPTSHFSPISNNSLL; from the exons atGGCTGAGGCAGTTACTTCTGCACTTGTTAGCACCATCTTGGGGAACTTGAACACACTTGTGCATGAAGAGCTTGGACTTGTTTTTGGCATCCAGACCGAGTTTGAGAAACTCAAGCGCACCTTCATGACGGTTCAAGCTGTCCTCAGGGATGCCGAGGAGAAGCAGTGGAAAGATGAGGCCATCAGGACTTGGCTGAAACACCTCAAAGATGCTGCCTATGATGCTGATGATGTGCTGGATGAGTTCGCTATTGAAGCTCAGAGGCGCAGACAGCGAGGGGGTCTTAAAAACCGAGTAAGGTCTTCGTTTTCTCTTGATCAGAATCCACTTGTTTTTCGATTGAAAATGGCTCGTAAGGTAAAGAAAGTAACAGAAAAGCTTGATGCCATTGCCGATGAGAAAAATAAGTTCATACTAACAGAGGGAGTTGGAGAGAACGAAGCTGATAGGTTCGATTGGCGGATAACTAGCTCGCTTGTTAACGAATCAGAAATCTTTGGAAGAgacaaggaaaaagaagagcTGATCAGTTTGTTGCTCGCCAATTCAGATGACCTCTCTGTCTGTGCAATATGTGGCATGGGGGGACTGGGGAAGACAACACTTGCTCAATTAGTCTACAACGATGCAAGTGTAAAAGGGCATTTTGATTTGAGTATCTGGGTTTGCGTATCTGTTGATTTCGACATAAGGAGGCTATCAAGAGCCATCATAGAGTCCATTGAAGGCAACCCTTGTGCCATTCAAGAGCTGGACACTTTGCAACGACGCCTACAAGAAAAGTTGATTGGAAGGAGGTTTTTGCTTGTGTTGGATGATGTTTGGGATCATTACCATGAAAAATGGAATGCATTGAAAGATGCATTGAGAGTTGGGGCTAGAGGATGTGCTGTTATAATAACAACTCGTCTAAAGCAGGTTGCTGATACAATGGCTACTATTCCTGTTCACCTAATGGGAAGATTGTCGGAAGATGATTCCTGGCTTCTGTTTGAGCGACTTGCATTTGGAATGAGAAGAAGGGAGGAGTATGTGCACTTAGAAAGTATTGGAAAGGCGATAGTCAATAAGTGCAGTGGCGTTCCTTTAGCTCTAAAGGCATTGGGGAGCTTTATGCGCTTCAAGAGAAATGAACGAGAGTGGTTATCTGTCAAAGAAAGTGAGATTTGGAATCTACCAGACGAAGGTGGCACAATTAAAGCTGCCTTGAAGTTAAGTTATAACAATTTGCCGCCCCATTTAAAGCAatgctttggattttgttgtatGTTTCCGAAGGATTATGTCATGGAGAAAGACCAGTTAGTAAAGCTCTGGATGGCCAACGGATTTATTGATCCTGAAGGGCAAATGGATTTGCATGAGACGGGTTACGAGACTTTTGATGACTTGGTTGGGAGATCATTTTTTCAGGAGGTCAAGGAGGGTGGCTTGGGAAACATAACTTGCAAAATGCATGATCTTTTCCATGATCTCGCAAAATCAGTTATGACAGGAGAATGCTATTTGATCGAGAAGAATAGGAGACCTAGAATTCCGCAGACGGTTCGTCATATAACTTTTCTTGATAAAAGtctttgttattattatgaCAAGGCCCTTGTCAAAGGGAAATCATTGCGGTCGCTGATTACCATTCAGGAAAATTACTCACCGAATGAACAGACTAGTGTTGCTCCTTTACTCAAGGTGTCTGCACAAAAGAAACTACGGACGTTGGATTTAAGCAATTTCGAGTTTGAAAAATTGCCAGAGCCGATTGGTAATTTGCAACATCTAAGGTATCTAGACGTCTCCAACTCTTCGATCCAAAAACTACCTGAATCAATCAGCTCTCTTCAATACTTGCAGACCCTAAATTTGAGTTACTGCTCTCTTCTTTATATGCTACCAAAAAGGATGAAGGACATGAAAAGTCTCATGTATCTTGACCTCACAGGTTGTGATGCGCTTCAATGTATGCCTTCAGGGATGGGACAACTGACTTGTCTGCGAAAGCTTGGCATGTTCATTGTGGGTACAGAGGCTGGTCATCACATAGGGGAGCTGCAAAGACTGAATTACATTGGGGGTGAATTGAGCATCAAGGATCTAGGTAACGTCCAAGGTCTCACAGATGCACAAAATGCTAATTTGATGAGGAAGACAAATCTTCAATCACTGAGTTTGTCTTGGCGAGAAGACGACAGCAGCAAAATCAGTGAGGCAAACAGTGAAGATGTTCTTTGTGCTCTTGAACCCCATTCTAATATGAAGAAGTTAGAGATAAGCGGATATCGAGGATCCAAATTTCCAGATTGGATGATGGAGTTGCGTCTACCAAACCTAGTGGAGATCTCACTAGAATCGTGCATGAATTGTGAACATCTTCCTCCTTTTGGGAAACTGCGGTTTCTTAAGCATCTTCAATTGAAGAGAATGGACACTGTGAAGTGTATTGGCAGTGAGATGCATGGAGATGGAGAGAATCCATTTCCATCATTAGAGAGGCTGACTTTGGGTCCAATGATGAACTTAGAGGAGTGGGAAACAAATAGCATGGGTGGAAGGGAAATTTTCACTTGCCTTGATGAATTACAGATCAGAAAATGCCCCAAGCTGGTCGAGTTAccaattattccgtcggtgaaatatTTAACGATTGAGGACTGCGCTGTAACTTTGCTGAGGTCAGTTGTGAATTTCACTTCTATTACCTCCCTTCGAATTGAGGGCTTCGATGAATTGGCAGTTCTTCCTGATGGACTGTTGCAAAACCATACGTGTCTTCAATCCTTGACATTTGGGAGTATGGGAAGCCTTAGGTCGCTGTCAAATCAGCTAAATAACCTATCTTCTCTAAAGAgtttgggttttttgttttgtgataaACTTGAAAGCTTGCCAGAAG GTGTCCAGAACCTCAATTCCTTGgagatgttatttatttatggaaTGCCAAAAATCACTACACTGCCTGGTTTACCTTCGTCTATTGCTAGCTTGGACATTTTAGATTGTCAAGAACTTACCTCTATATCCGAGGGACTGCAACATCTGACAGCTCTCAAGGACTTGTATCTTGCATGGATGTCTAAAGTTAAATTCCTTGCCAGAGAGTATCCAACATCTCACTTCTCTCCGATATCTAACAATAGCTTGTTGTGA
- the LOC18099425 gene encoding putative disease resistance protein RGA1 isoform X3 has translation MAEAVTSALVSTILGNLNTLVHEELGLVFGIQTEFEKLKRTFMTVQAVLRDAEEKQWKDEAIRTWLKHLKDAAYDADDVLDEFAIEAQRRRQRGGLKNRVRSSFSLDQNPLVFRLKMARKVKKVTEKLDAIADEKNKFILTEGVGENEADSFDWRITCSLVNESEIYGRDKEKEELISLLLANSDDLSVCAVCGMGGLGKTALAQFVYNDASVKGHFDLSIWVCVSVDFDIRRLSRAIIESIEGNPCTIQEMDTLQRRLQEKLIGRRFLLVLDDVWDHYHEKWNALKDALRVGARGCAILITTRLKQVADKMATIPVHLMGRLSEDDSWLLFERLAFGMRRREDYVHLESIGKAIVNKCSGVPLALKALGSLMRFKRNEREWLSVKESEIWNLPDEGGTILPALKLSYNNLPPHLKQCFGFCCMFPKDYVMKKDELVKLWMANGFIDPAGQMDLHETGYEIFDDLVGRSFFQEFKEDGFGNITCKMHDLIHDLAKSVMIEECYLIEKNRRPRIPKTVRHMTFLGRSLCYYDKDLVKVQSLRSLISIQVDYYRRGALLFKVSSQKKLRTLSLSNFWFVKFPEPIGNLQHLRYLDVSCSLIQKLPESISSLQNLQTLNLSYCPLLYMLPKRMKDMKSLMYLDLTRCDALQCMPSGMGQLACLRKLGMFIVGKEAGHHIGELQRLNYIGGDLSIKDLGNVQGFTDAQNANLMRKTNLQSLSLSWREDKNSIISEANSEDVLCALEPHSHMKKLEISGYRGSKFPDWMMELRLPNLVEISLESCMNCEHLPPFGKLRFLKHLQLKRMDTVKCIGSEMYGEGENPFPSLERLTLGPMMNLEEWETNTMGGREIFTCLDELQIRKCPKLVELPIIPSVKHLTIEDCTVTLLRSVVNFTSITYLRIEGFDELAVLPDGLLQNHTCLQKLSITKMRSLRSLSNQLNNLSSLKHLVIMNCDKLESFPEGVQNLNSLELLSIHGMPKITALSVLPSSLATLRILNCEELTSLSEGLQYLTALKDLELSRCVKLDSLPQRIRHLTSLQSLTISCCTEVSCLPNQIRHLTSLSRLHIHGCSNLMSLPEGIRYLEMLRELEIARCPNVERRCKKEKGKDWPKIAHIPTIIINNQVVQSSET, from the exons atGGCTGAGGCAGTTACTTCTGCACTTGTTAGCACCATCTTGGGGAACTTGAACACACTTGTGCATGAAGAGCTTGGACTTGTTTTTGGCATCCAGACCGAGTTTGAGAAACTCAAGCGCACCTTCATGACGGTTCAAGCTGTCCTCAGGGATGCCGAGGAGAAGCAGTGGAAAGATGAGGCCATCAGGACTTGGCTGAAACACCTCAAAGATGCTGCCTATGATGCTGATGATGTGCTGGATGAGTTCGCTATTGAAGCTCAGAGGCGCAGACAGCGAGGGGGTCTTAAAAACCGAGTAAGGTCTTCGTTTTCTCTTGATCAGAATCCACTTGTTTTTCGATTGAAAATGGCTCGTAAGGTAAAGAAAGTAACAGAAAAGCTTGATGCCATTGCCGATGAGAAAAATAAGTTCATACTAACAGAGGGAGTTGGAGAGAACGAAGCTGATAG CTTCGATTGGCGGATAACTTGCTCGCTTGTTAACGAATCAGAAATCTATGGAAGAgacaaggaaaaagaagagcTGATCAGTTTGTTGCTCGCCAATTCAGATGACCTCTCTGTCTGTGCAGTATGTGGCATGGGGGGGCTGGGGAAGACAGCACTTGCTCAATTTGTCTACAACGATGCAAGTGTAAAAGGGCATTTTGATTTGAGTATCTGGGTTTGCGTATCTGTTGATTTCGACATAAGGAGACTATCAAGAGCTATCATAGAGTCCATTGAAGGCAACCCTTGTACCATTCAAGAGATGGACACTTTGCAACGACGCCTCCAAGAAAAGTTGATTGGAAGGAGGTTTTTGCTTGTGTTGGATGATGTTTGGGATCATTACCATGAAAAATGGAATGCATTGAAAGATGCTTTGAGAGTTGGAGCTAGAGGATGTGCTATTCTAATAACAACTCGTCTAAAGCAGGTTGCTGATAAAATGGCTACTATTCCTGTTCACCTAATGGGAAGATTGTCGGAAGATGATTCTTGGCTTCTGTTTGAGCGACTTGCATTTGGGATGAGAAGAAGGGAGGATTATGTGCACTTAGAAAGTATTGGAAAGGCGATAGTCAATAAGTGCAGTGGCGTTCCTTTAGCTCTAAAGGCATTGGGGAGCTTGATGCGCTTCAAGAGAAATGAACGAGAGTGGTTATCTGTCAAAGAAAGTGAGATTTGGAATCTACCAGACGAAGGTGGCACAATTTTACCTGCCTTGAAGTTAAGTTATAACAATTTGCCACCACATTTGAAACAATGCTTTGGATTTTGCTGTATGTTTCCGAAGGATTATGTCATGAAGAAAGACGAGTTAGTAAAGCTATGGATGGCCAATGGATTTATTGATCCTGCAGGGCAAATGGATTTGCATGAGACAGGTTACGAGATTTTTGATGACTTGGTTGGGAGATCATTTTTTCAGGAGTTCAAGGAGGATGGCTTCGGAAACATAACTTGCAAAATGCATGATCTTATCCATGATCTTGCAAAATCAGTTATGATAGAAGAATGCTATTTGATCGAGAAGAATAGGAGACCTAGAATTCCTAAGACAGTTCGTCACATGACTTTTCTTGGTAGAAGTCTTTGTTATTATGACAAGGACCTTGTCAAAGTGCAATCATTGCGGTCTCTGATATCCATTCAGGTCGATTATTACCGGCGTGGTGCTCTTTTATTCAAGGTGTCTTCACAAAAGAAACTACGGACGTTGAGTTTAAGCAATTTCTGGTTTGTGAAATTTCCGGAGCCGATTGGTAATTTGCAACATCTAAGATATCTAGACGTCTCTTGTTCTCTTATCCAAAAACTGCCTGAATCAATCAGCTCTCTTCAAAACTTGCAGACCCTAAATTTGAGTTACTGCCCTCTGCTTTATATGCTTCCAAAAAGGATGAAGGACATGAAAAGTCTCATGTATCTTGACCTCACACGTTGTGATGCGCTTCAATGTATGCCTTCAGGGATGGGACAACTGGCTTGTCTGCGAAAGCTAGGTATGTTCATTGTGGGTAAAGAGGCTGGTCATCACATAGGGGAGCTGCAAAGACTGAATTACATTGGGGGTGATTTGAGCATCAAGGATTTAGGTAACGTCCAAGGTTTTACAGATGCACAAAATGCTAATTTGATGAGGAAGACAAATCTTCAATCACTGAGTTTGTCTTGGCGAGAAGACAAAAACAGCATAATCAGTGAGGCAAACAGTGAAGATGTTCTTTGTGCTCTTGAACCCCATTCTCATATGAAGAAGTTAGAGATAAGCGGATATCGAGGATCCAAATTTCCAGATTGGATGATGGAGTTGCGTCTACCAAACCTAGTGGAGATCTCACTAGAATCGTGCATGAATTGTGAACATCTTCCTCCTTTTGGGAAACTGCGGTTTCTTAAGCATCTTCAATTGAAGAGAATGGACACTGTGAAGTGTATTGGCAGTGAGATGTatggagagggagagaatcCATTTCCATCATTAGAGAGGTTGACTTTGGGTCCAATGATGAACTTAGAGGAGTGGGAAACAAATACCATGGGTGGAAGGGAAATTTTCACTTGCCTTGATGAATTACAGATCAGAAAATGCCCCAAGCTGGTCGAGTTAccaattattccgtcggtgaaacatTTAACTATTGAGGACTGCACTGTAACTTTGCTGAGGTCAGTTGTGAATTTCACTTCTATTACCTACCTTCGAATTGAGGGCTTCGATGAATTGGCAGTTCTTCCTGATGGACTGTTGCAAAACCATACATGCCTTCAAAAGCTGTCAATTACGAAGATGAGAAGCCTAAGGTCGCTGTCAAATCAGCTAAATAACCTATCTTCTCTTAAGCATTTGGTTATTATGAATTGTGATAAACTTGAAAGCTTCCCAGAAGGTGTCCAGAACCTCAATTCTTTGGAGCTGTTAAGTATACATGGAATGCCAAAAATCACTGCACTGTCTGTTTTACCTTCATCTCTTGCTACCTTGCGGATTCTAAATTGTGAAGAACTTACGTCTCTATCTGAGGGACTGCAATACCTGACAGCACTCAAGGATTTGGAACTTTCTAGATGTGTAAAGTTAGATTCCTTGCCACAGAGAATACGACATCTCACTTCTCTCCAGTCTCTAACAATCTCTTGTTGTACGGAAGTATCTTGTCTTCCGAATCAGATACGGCATCTCACATCCCTTTCAAGACTGCATATCCATGGATGCTCTAATTTGATGTCTTTGCCAGAAGGGATAAGGTATCTCGAAATGCTCAGAGAGTTGGAAATTGCAAGATGTCCAAATGTGGAGAGACGgtgcaagaaagaaaaaggaaaggactGGCCTAAGATAGCTCACATCCCtaccatcatcattaataacCAAGTAGTACAGTCCTCGGAGACCTGA
- the LOC18099425 gene encoding putative disease resistance protein RGA1 isoform X2 — protein MAEAVTSALVSTILGNLNTLVHEELGLVFGIQTEFEKLKRTFMTVQAVLRDAEEKQWKDEAIRTWLKHLKDAAYDADDVLDEFAIEAQRRRQRGGLKNRVRSSFSLDQNPLVFRLKMARKVKKVTEKLDAIADEKNKFILTEGVGENEADRFDWRITSSLVNESEIFGRDKEKEELISLLLANSDDLSVCAICGMGGLGKTTLAQLVYNDASVKGHFDLSIWVCVSVDFDIRRLSRAIIESIEGNPCAIQELDTLQRRLQEKLIGRRFLLVLDDVWDHYHEKWNALKDALRVGARGCAVIITTRLKQVADTMATIPVHLMGRLSEDDSWLLFERLAFGMRRREEYVHLESIGKAIVNKCSGVPLALKALGSFMRFKRNEREWLSVKESEIWNLPDEGGTIKAALKLSYNNLPPHLKQCFGFCCMFPKDYVMEKDQLVKLWMANGFIDPEGQMDLHETGYETFDDLVGRSFFQEFKEDGFGNITCKMHDLIHDLAKSVMIEECYLIEKNRRPRIPKTVRHMTFLGRSLCYYDKDLVKVQSLRSLISIQVDYYRRGALLFKVSSQKKLRTLSLSNFWFVKFPEPIGNLQHLRYLDVSCSLIQKLPESISSLQNLQTLNLSYCPLLYMLPKRMKDMKSLMYLDLTRCDALQCMPSGMGQLACLRKLGMFIVGKEAGHHIGELQRLNYIGGDLSIKDLGNVQGFTDAQNANLMRKTNLQSLSLSWREDKNSIISEANSEDVLCALEPHSHMKKLEISGYRGSKFPDWMMELRLPNLVEISLESCMNCEHLPPFGKLRFLKHLQLKRMDTVKCIGSEMYGEGENPFPSLERLTLGPMMNLEEWETNTMGGREIFTCLDELQIRKCPKLVELPIIPSVKHLTIEDCTVTLLRSVVNFTSITYLRIEGFDELAVLPDGLLQNHTCLQKLSITKMRSLRSLSNQLNNLSSLKHLVIMNCDKLESFPEGVQNLNSLELLSIHGMPKITALSVLPSSLATLRILNCEELTSLSEGLQYLTALKDLELSRCVKLDSLPQRIRHLTSLQSLTISCCTEVSCLPNQIRHLTSLSRLHIHGCSNLMSLPEGIRYLEMLRELEIARCPNVERRCKKEKGKDWPKIAHIPTIIINNQVVQSSET, from the exons atGGCTGAGGCAGTTACTTCTGCACTTGTTAGCACCATCTTGGGGAACTTGAACACACTTGTGCATGAAGAGCTTGGACTTGTTTTTGGCATCCAGACCGAGTTTGAGAAACTCAAGCGCACCTTCATGACGGTTCAAGCTGTCCTCAGGGATGCCGAGGAGAAGCAGTGGAAAGATGAGGCCATCAGGACTTGGCTGAAACACCTCAAAGATGCTGCCTATGATGCTGATGATGTGCTGGATGAGTTCGCTATTGAAGCTCAGAGGCGCAGACAGCGAGGGGGTCTTAAAAACCGAGTAAGGTCTTCGTTTTCTCTTGATCAGAATCCACTTGTTTTTCGATTGAAAATGGCTCGTAAGGTAAAGAAAGTAACAGAAAAGCTTGATGCCATTGCCGATGAGAAAAATAAGTTCATACTAACAGAGGGAGTTGGAGAGAACGAAGCTGATAGGTTCGATTGGCGGATAACTAGCTCGCTTGTTAACGAATCAGAAATCTTTGGAAGAgacaaggaaaaagaagagcTGATCAGTTTGTTGCTCGCCAATTCAGATGACCTCTCTGTCTGTGCAATATGTGGCATGGGGGGACTGGGGAAGACAACACTTGCTCAATTAGTCTACAACGATGCAAGTGTAAAAGGGCATTTTGATTTGAGTATCTGGGTTTGCGTATCTGTTGATTTCGACATAAGGAGGCTATCAAGAGCCATCATAGAGTCCATTGAAGGCAACCCTTGTGCCATTCAAGAGCTGGACACTTTGCAACGACGCCTACAAGAAAAGTTGATTGGAAGGAGGTTTTTGCTTGTGTTGGATGATGTTTGGGATCATTACCATGAAAAATGGAATGCATTGAAAGATGCATTGAGAGTTGGGGCTAGAGGATGTGCTGTTATAATAACAACTCGTCTAAAGCAGGTTGCTGATACAATGGCTACTATTCCTGTTCACCTAATGGGAAGATTGTCGGAAGATGATTCCTGGCTTCTGTTTGAGCGACTTGCATTTGGAATGAGAAGAAGGGAGGAGTATGTGCACTTAGAAAGTATTGGAAAGGCGATAGTCAATAAGTGCAGTGGCGTTCCTTTAGCTCTAAAGGCATTGGGGAGCTTTATGCGCTTCAAGAGAAATGAACGAGAGTGGTTATCTGTCAAAGAAAGTGAGATTTGGAATCTACCAGACGAAGGTGGCACAATTAAAGCTGCCTTGAAGTTAAGTTATAACAATTTGCCGCCCCATTTAAAGCAatgctttggattttgttgtatGTTTCCGAAGGATTATGTCATGGAGAAAGACCAGTTAGTAAAGCTCTGGATGGCCAACGGATTTATTGATCCTGAAGGGCAAATGGATTTGCATGAGACGGGTTACGAGACTTTTGATGACTTGGTTGGGAGATCATTTTTTCAGGAG TTCAAGGAGGATGGCTTCGGAAACATAACTTGCAAAATGCATGATCTTATCCATGATCTTGCAAAATCAGTTATGATAGAAGAATGCTATTTGATCGAGAAGAATAGGAGACCTAGAATTCCTAAGACAGTTCGTCACATGACTTTTCTTGGTAGAAGTCTTTGTTATTATGACAAGGACCTTGTCAAAGTGCAATCATTGCGGTCTCTGATATCCATTCAGGTCGATTATTACCGGCGTGGTGCTCTTTTATTCAAGGTGTCTTCACAAAAGAAACTACGGACGTTGAGTTTAAGCAATTTCTGGTTTGTGAAATTTCCGGAGCCGATTGGTAATTTGCAACATCTAAGATATCTAGACGTCTCTTGTTCTCTTATCCAAAAACTGCCTGAATCAATCAGCTCTCTTCAAAACTTGCAGACCCTAAATTTGAGTTACTGCCCTCTGCTTTATATGCTTCCAAAAAGGATGAAGGACATGAAAAGTCTCATGTATCTTGACCTCACACGTTGTGATGCGCTTCAATGTATGCCTTCAGGGATGGGACAACTGGCTTGTCTGCGAAAGCTAGGTATGTTCATTGTGGGTAAAGAGGCTGGTCATCACATAGGGGAGCTGCAAAGACTGAATTACATTGGGGGTGATTTGAGCATCAAGGATTTAGGTAACGTCCAAGGTTTTACAGATGCACAAAATGCTAATTTGATGAGGAAGACAAATCTTCAATCACTGAGTTTGTCTTGGCGAGAAGACAAAAACAGCATAATCAGTGAGGCAAACAGTGAAGATGTTCTTTGTGCTCTTGAACCCCATTCTCATATGAAGAAGTTAGAGATAAGCGGATATCGAGGATCCAAATTTCCAGATTGGATGATGGAGTTGCGTCTACCAAACCTAGTGGAGATCTCACTAGAATCGTGCATGAATTGTGAACATCTTCCTCCTTTTGGGAAACTGCGGTTTCTTAAGCATCTTCAATTGAAGAGAATGGACACTGTGAAGTGTATTGGCAGTGAGATGTatggagagggagagaatcCATTTCCATCATTAGAGAGGTTGACTTTGGGTCCAATGATGAACTTAGAGGAGTGGGAAACAAATACCATGGGTGGAAGGGAAATTTTCACTTGCCTTGATGAATTACAGATCAGAAAATGCCCCAAGCTGGTCGAGTTAccaattattccgtcggtgaaacatTTAACTATTGAGGACTGCACTGTAACTTTGCTGAGGTCAGTTGTGAATTTCACTTCTATTACCTACCTTCGAATTGAGGGCTTCGATGAATTGGCAGTTCTTCCTGATGGACTGTTGCAAAACCATACATGCCTTCAAAAGCTGTCAATTACGAAGATGAGAAGCCTAAGGTCGCTGTCAAATCAGCTAAATAACCTATCTTCTCTTAAGCATTTGGTTATTATGAATTGTGATAAACTTGAAAGCTTCCCAGAAGGTGTCCAGAACCTCAATTCTTTGGAGCTGTTAAGTATACATGGAATGCCAAAAATCACTGCACTGTCTGTTTTACCTTCATCTCTTGCTACCTTGCGGATTCTAAATTGTGAAGAACTTACGTCTCTATCTGAGGGACTGCAATACCTGACAGCACTCAAGGATTTGGAACTTTCTAGATGTGTAAAGTTAGATTCCTTGCCACAGAGAATACGACATCTCACTTCTCTCCAGTCTCTAACAATCTCTTGTTGTACGGAAGTATCTTGTCTTCCGAATCAGATACGGCATCTCACATCCCTTTCAAGACTGCATATCCATGGATGCTCTAATTTGATGTCTTTGCCAGAAGGGATAAGGTATCTCGAAATGCTCAGAGAGTTGGAAATTGCAAGATGTCCAAATGTGGAGAGACGgtgcaagaaagaaaaaggaaaggactGGCCTAAGATAGCTCACATCCCtaccatcatcattaataacCAAGTAGTACAGTCCTCGGAGACCTGA